A genomic stretch from Lathyrus oleraceus cultivar Zhongwan6 chromosome 2, CAAS_Psat_ZW6_1.0, whole genome shotgun sequence includes:
- the LOC127118697 gene encoding transport inhibitor response 1-like protein translates to MRENHPPTTTPDLLARGEIAESSTSKNRTGSSEPFPGSSLTENPSPFPDQVLENVLENVLHFLSSRKDRNAASLVCRSWYRAEALTRSDLFIGNCYALSPRRATARFSHIKSVTVKGKPRFADFDLMPVDWGAHFTPWVTSLAQAYPWLEKLHLKRMSVTDKDLGLIADSFVGFRELLLACCEGFGTPGLAVIASKCRLLRVLELVESVIEVEDDEEVDWVSCFPTEGQTHLESLAFDCVECPVNFEALEGLVARSPGLKKLRLNRSVSMVQLHRLMLRAPQLTHLGTGSFSANENVDQEPDYASAFAACRSLVCLSGFREIWPDYLPAIYPVCSNLTSLNFSYADVNAEQLKSVICHCHKLQILWVLDSIGDEGLQSVAATCNDLRELRVFPVDAREETEGPVSQVGFEAISQGCRKLESILFFCQTMTNAAVVAMSKNCPDLVVFRLCIIGVYRPDAVTQEPMDEGFGAIVMNCKKLTRLAVSGLLTDRAFEYIGRYGKLIRTLSVAFAGDTDTGLRYVLEGCPNLQKLEIRDSPFGDGALRSGLHHYYNMRFLWMSSCKLTRQACQEVARALPHMVLEVINNGENAVEEIGILYMYRSLDGPRDDAPEHVTILQ, encoded by the exons aTGAGAGAAAACCATCCTCCAACAACAACACCAGATCTACTAGCAAGAGGCGAGATCGCCGAATCATCCACCTCAAAAAACCGAACCGGTTCATCCGAACCATTCCCCGGTTCATCTCTTACCGAAAACCCATCCCCCTTCCCAGACCAAGTCCTCGAGAACGTTCTAGAAAACGTCCTCCACTTCCTCTCCTCCCGCAAAGACCGCAACGCCGCCTCATTGGTCTGCCGTTCCTGGTACCGTGCGGAAGCCCTCACTCGATCCGACCTCTTCATCGGTAACTGCTACGCACTCTCCCCACGGCGAGCCACCGCGCGTTTCAGCCACATCAAGTCGGTTACCGTCAAGGGAAAACCTAGGTTTGCGGATTTCGATCTGATGCCGGTTGATTGGGGGGCCCACTTCACTCCTTGGGTTACTTCACTTGCTCAGGCTTACCCTTGGCTTGAAAAGCTTCACCTTAAACGTATGTCTGTTACCGATAAAGATCTCGGCCTCATCGCCGATTCGTTCGTCGGTTTTCGTGAGCTTTTACTTGCTTGCTGTGAAGGGTTTGGTACCCCTGGTCTTGCTGTTATTGCTTCTAAGTGCAG ATTGCTGAGGGTGCTGGAACTGGTGGAATCTGTGATTGAGgttgaggatgatgaagaggtGGATTGGGTATCTTGTTTTCCGACTGAGGGACAAACTCATTTGGAGTCTCTTGCCTTTGATTGTGTTGAGTGCCCTGTGAATTTCGAGGCATTGGAAGGGCTGGTGGCTAGATCGCCTGGTTTGAAGAAGCTTAGATTGAACCGATCTGTTTCGATGGTTCAGCTTCATCGGCTCATGCTTCGTGCTCCTCAGCTCACACATCTTGGAACGGGTTCGTTCAGTGCTAATGAGAATGTTGATCAAGAGCCTGATTATGCATCTGCTTTTGCAGCTTGCAGATCGTTGGTTTGTTTGTCTGGATTTAGGGAGATTTGGCCGGATTACCTTCCTGCTATTTATCCAGTTTGCTCAAACCTCACTTCGTTGAATTTTAGTTATGCTGATGTTAATGCGGAACAGCTCAAGTCTGTTATATGCCACTGTCATAAGTTGCAGATATTGTGG GTCCTTGATTCAATAGGCGATGAAGGCCTTCAGTCAGTGGCTGCAACTTGCAATGACTTGCGCGAGCTTCGAGTTTTTCCTGTGGATGCGAGGGAGGAAACTGAAGGTCCTGTTTCTCAGGTTGGTTTTGAAGCCATTTCACAGGGTTGTAGAAAATTAGAATCGATTTTGTTTTTCTGCCAGACAATGACGAACGCAGCTGTGGTTGCAATGTCGAAGAACTGTCCCGATCTTGTGGTGTTTCGTCTCTGTATAATTGGGGTGTATCGTCCCGATGCTGTGACACAAGAACCCATGGATGAGGGTTTTGGTGCTATTGTTATGAACTGCAAGAAGCTCACCCGACTTGCTGTATCTGGTCTGCTGACTGATCGAGCTTTCGAATACATCGGAAGATATGGGAAATTGATTAGGACACTATCAGTTGCCTTTGCCGGAGACACTGACACAGGCCTTAGGTATGTACTCGAAGGGTGCCCTAATTTGCAGAAACTTGAAATCAGGGACAGTCCCTTCGGGGACGGAGCTTTGCGATCCGGTTTGCATCATTACTATAACATGAGATTCCTTTGGATGTCGTCCTGTAAATTGACACGTCAAGCTTGCCAAGAAGTTGCACGAGCATTGCCTCACATGGTTTTGGAAGTTATCAACAATGGCGAAAATGCAGTTGAGGAGATTGGAATACTGTACATGTATCGGTCTCTTGATGGGCCGCGAGATGATGCTCCAGAACATGTTACCATTCTGCAGTAG